In Heliangelus exortis chromosome 19, bHelExo1.hap1, whole genome shotgun sequence, the genomic stretch NNNNNNNNNNNNNNNNNNNNNNNNNNNNNNNNNNNCCGGGCCCGgctcccggccccgccgccggccCAGCCGCGGCCGTCTGCCGAGGCGGAGGGCTGGGCCGCGTAGCGCCTCCCCGGTTCCGGGTGCTCGCTCCTTCGGTTCTGCGGTCGTGCCGCCTCGGGGGGCTGCCCACCCCCGAGCCCCGGTGCCCGATGCCCCCGGGAACCGCACCGCATGCGGGGCGGCCCGGGTTGCCATCACGGTCCTGTCAACCTGCCGAGCAGCCTCGTTGGGAACATCCCGCTGGTCCCCACGCCCCGGCAGAACCCCGGCGACCCGAGCCACGTCCCCGGGCGACACCCCGGCAGAGGCATCGCCCCGAGGACAGGCGGCTCCGGGCGGTACCCCCACCCCCCCTACCCCCGTGCCGGGCCCGCGGGTTCGGCCGCCGCAGGAGCCCCCGGTACCGCCCCAAGCCCGGTTCTGCCCCGGCTCCGGGCAGAGCGGTTCGGTCTTGGCGTGTTCCGGGCCCTGTTTAGGGAGGAACAGGAGCAGCCCCGTAAACACCCAGCGCCTGTCAGCCCCTCCCAGCCCGGCGCGGCGCTCCTGGAGGGCGGCTGTTAATTATTGAGGGgagattaattaatttttgataGGGAGCAGCTAGCGGGGTGGCGTATCCTTCCCTGCCTCGgctgggaaaacaaagcagcctGAACCGGGAGCGATTAATTAACACCTCGGGGAAGGGCCGGGGGGTCAGGGCAGCTCCCGCAGAGGGAGCGGGAAGGGAGGCTCAGCCGGGATCTGCCGGTGACGGGGCCCCAGTCCCGGTGTTTTTACCGGCTGGTCCGGAAGAACGGGTCGGGGGGCGATACcgagggaggaggagggagccgGGAGCCGCCTGTCCCCAGCGGGGGCACAACTGGGGCagccgcctcctcctcctcctcctcctcctcccagccgGTGCCCGGCGCCCATCCCGGCTCAGGTTGGGGTTTGGCACAAGACGCGGTGGCGGGGGTGCTGCCAGCAAACAGAAACCTTGAACCCGCCTGAAATATTTACAGCGTAACAAACACCCCAGCCTtgacccgacccgacccgacccggcccggcccggcccggccgcccTCTCCCGTCCCGCGGAGCTCTGCGCAGCGTGTCCCTCGGCGGCTCCCGTAGCGTTGCCATGGCGCCGGCCGTTGGGTGCGGGCGGCGGGCGATGGCGCGGGGCTGGGCCCCGGAGCGCTGGGCCGCGGAACGGCGCCGGGAGCTGGAGACGCGGAGCCGGCAGCAGTGGGAGCGGGCCAGCCGCTCCTTCGCCCGGGACGCCGTTTACTGCTACCAGCAAGCGCGGTGGAGCGACCCCAGAGTCCTCCCGAGACCCAGGTAGCGGCCGAGCCGAGGGGTTCAGGACGGGGAGGccgcgccgggccgggccggggggtTCGGTGATCGCTCCCCGTGACTCCCCCCGGGTGTATCGCCCGCAGCCCGGCGGCGGTGCTACGGGAggcggaggaggcggcggcgcgGCTGGAGGAGCGGAGGTCGAGACTGCGGcggctgctgggggaggagcGGGAGGCGCTGGCGGGGGAGCTGCGGGAGCTGCGGCGGGACGGCGGCACCGAGCTGGGCGGGATGCGGCAGCGGAGCGAGGAGCTGCGAGCCGGGCGGGAGGAGCggaggaggaaggtgaggagGGAAGGGCCGCGGGTTGGCAGcgctgggggctgcagggttcTGAGAAAACCCAACTTTTTGTTTCCAGGTGGCGGAGCAGCTGCTGTACGAGCGCTGGAAGAGAAACACCGCGGAGCTGCGGGAGGTGAGGGTGCTTCCCGTGCAGTCCCCGCTGCTGGGTGGTTTATTAAATCCGTTTTTAACGCGATGGACACCGCGGGTGTCAATCGAGGCACAGCAGAGCCCTAAGTTCTGATAAgtaaaaggtaaagaaaaaacagctccaCTGTGTAAGAAGCCCCCTCAGAGTTGGGGCATTTTCTAAACCAGTCAGAAATGTGTCCTCGGTGCCCACGATACAactgtccctgctgctttttaaagctGAACCTGCCCTGTGCCTGGTGCTTCCTGGTCCTTtattctgcccctctgctgctctgaccCCAGTGTCACTCTGATGTTTCCCAGAGCTGGTGGGCACCCAAAGGAGCCCACCCATGCTGAGGCAAatcctgcagggctgcagctgggccaGGAGGAGCTCTAGAGAGGATCCCAAGGGACAGGGGAGGCTCTGGCACTCGTGGCATCTGTTGTCACCCACAGGTGGAGTCGGAGCTGCACAAGAAGCACGTGGTGGAGGCTTGGGGTGATCAGATAATGCAAAAAAACAAGGTATGTCGGGGTGGTCCTGGGGATCCTGGTGATTGTTTGCACCTCACCTTAAACACCGTGTGTTCTTTTGGCTGgggaagcaagaaaaaactgAACTTGAAGAGAAAAAACGTTATGAAAATGAATATGAAACTGCTCGAAGGGAAGCGCTGGAAAGAATGAGACAAGAGGAGGAGAAACGTCGggtggaagagaagcagcaagcagagaggctgctgcaACAAATGGAAGAGCTGAAATTACAGGAGACAGAGGTAATCTTCAGCTTCTGCTCATCTGAGAAGGAAATTCATTGTTTGACTTGGGAATTCAGCAACACTGGCCTGAGCTCTTCCCTCCAGCTTTCCACTAGATTAAGTCTGGAACAAAATTTACCTGTCACTTAATTCCTGGTAGCAATGTAAACCTCTCCCCTGAACACTGGCATGTTCCCTGCATTCTGGTAGCTTTTATTTGCTTCCCTTGAAATATAAGCACTATTTTTGTGCTGTACCAGCTGAGAAAAAGGTTTGCAGAAACTTGTGTGACAGGTTTAGGTCAAAGGCTTTGTCTGCTGGGGCTCCTCATGGTGTCCCTTGTGCTGTGAGCCACAAATTAAGTGTGGAATATTTGCTGCAAGGAGGATTTTGGCTGCTTGCAGGGGAGAAAAACAAGGTACAAGCTTGGGTACAAAgcttctatatatatatattcttccTTGGTGGTTGCTGTTCCCTTGTAGgcaagaaagctgaaaaaagaacaagagaatTTGTTAAagcagcagtgggagctggagaacttggaggaagaaaggaaaaaaatggaagagcagcggaagaagaaagagcttGGGTATGAGACAGAGGGAAGGTTGTTTCAGCAGGACTGGGGCAGCAGCTCTCCCTCTGTCAGTACCCACAGCACAGGGAGGTGttccagggagctgggctgggctgtaaatatttattttttgatgGAAGGATCCAGAACAGCCTATGAGCAAAGACATCTGATGCAGTTCTGCTTTGGGTTGGTGTTAGTGGCAGCAGGTGCCTCTGTTGCCCACACGTTAGGCTGCCATAGATGTATTTTTTGAGTGCTGGTGTTCATCATCAGGCATCAGAGTCATGatgaatatttgaatatttccttcatttcctcctTCAGGCGATTTTTGAAGCATCAGTGTGAGGTGCAGCTACAGAGACGAGCCCAGCAGATCCAGCAGGAGCTGGTAAGAGAAAGCACCCCTTGATTTCCATGTTCTGGACCCTGTGTGCTGAGGAAACTTGTTCTTGGTGTTTTATTTGTGCatctgcctctgctgcctggggatAATCAGTCAGGAAACCCCTTCCAGCTTCTGCAGCAAAAAGATCACGGGGAAGGCAGCCGACTGAGCGTCCTCAGCACACCCTTGAGTGTCACCAGTGATTTgtagagagcagccctgtgcctgGGCTGGAAGGCTGCTGGAAGGTGTTAATCTTGtgtttttcctgcaggagaCAGACCGACAGATCTTGTTGTCCCTcctggaggaggaagatgaggatcAGCAGCGCCGGTGCGCGCGCAGACAGCGAGCTGTGGCTGATGCTGCCTGGATGAAAGGTGTCATTGAGGAACAGCTCcagctggaaaaggagagggaggcTCAGCTCCAGACTATTTTTAAGTGAGCAtcatctgtgtgtgtgctggatGTCCCTGCCTGGCTGGAATTCACGTTTGGTTGCTGGGAGTGGGTGTTAGAAGCAGTGGCTGGTTGGGCAGGCAggtccagcagctctgcctgctcatTCCATGTGCTAGCACCTCAGAGGGGTTTAGTCTGAGTGACCCCAAAAACAcccattttgtttcattttgtgtcTCAGAGCTTGTAGGTAAAAGCTGCCTCAGCTTCACCTCACGCTCCCCCCAGTTCAGAGAGCAATCCTCACCAGTACACACCACCACCATGGTTTAGTTAAAGGTTTTGTTGCAGAGGGAAGGTTTGTGGAATCCTCAgctttccagcagagctgttctgacacagcacagcaggggtGGCCCAGGAGCACATGGGAAGACAAACCTGAGAGCTCCTTTAATGCACAGGGCAGCTCATCTACCCCCATGGAGAATACAGAGGGGGTTTCACTGTAAGTAGTAACCTTAGAGATaattcttcctctctctcctttagAGAAGAAGCTAAAAAAGtgtgggagaaaagggaagaagaatgggaaagggagaagaaggcCAGAGATCGCCTGATGACTGAGGTGAAGCCATTGTTCAgctgtcaccctcacagcatTAGGGCAGAAGTTTTCTGCTTgtctgatacttttttttttataatttttgagGATTGTTTAACTGTGTGCACTGCAGTTTCCTCAGTTGTGCTCCTCAGGCTCACCCCTTTCTTGCCTCATCTCCTGTCCCCCAGGTCCTTGCAGGGAGGCAGCGCCAGATCCAGGAGAAGATGGAGTTAAACAGAAGAGCTCAGGAGGAGTCCATAAAGTACCGAGAGGAGCTGATCAGAGAACTGGAAGAGgcaaaagagcagaggaggaaagagagggagcaggaggaggagctgaaggcagcccgcaggcaggagctggaggcacaGGTACAGCAGCTTCCCCGAGCCCAGCCGCCTGGCTCCGGGCTCCATCTCCCTCTGACAGCTCCgtctcctcctttcccagctgtCGGAGCGCCGGGAACGGGAATGTGAGGAGCAGCAGCgtcagagggaggaggaggcagaggagcgGGCAGCCCGGCAGCGCTGGGAGGAGCTGGTGCGGCAGGAGGCCGGGCACATGGCAGAGAGGGGGCACCGCAGCAGGGTAAGGGTGTGGGGACACCGGGACACAGGTGACAATCACACTGTGGTTgcttctctccccctccttcccccggGGCTATTTCTAACCGAGCTCTATCATTCTCTCTTGTAAATTGCTTTTGCTGATTGTGATGCTTTCCGtcccaatttttaatttttgttgctaCTGCCCCAATGTTCTAATTCCTGGCAGTGCCAGCTGCACTGGTGCAGTTGGTACAGCACatctcagctgctccctggcttCCCATCTCCTGCCATGCTTTCCCTGGCTCTAAAAACCTGAACTGAGCCAGCTGATCCAGGCCACGTGCCCAGCAGATGAGATTTTTCACACAAAACTCTGAGCAGTCAGTCAGCTCTGTCATTTATTGGCCAGGGGTTACTCAAGTCAGAGAAAGCTGGAAGGAAATGAAACTCCCCTAGAGTTATCAGCTTTGAAATATtactgctgcctttccctgggggctgctctgAACTCTCAcaagctgcctgctgagcagtgcaggTGCAGAGCCTGTGCAGTGGCTACAATCTTTGTTTTGCCCCCCTTAGCTCTACAGCTaccccagagcagcctggaCCTGAGTCCTGTGCACCTGAGGAACAAGCACCAAATGCAGCTGCAGACTGAAGAATCAAGGAAATAACAGTGTCTTTGGAACAGCCCATAATGACAGACACCcagatttctgaaaatatttacttgtgACCCAGCTAAACACAAGAACAAATCTCTACTGGAGATTTGGAAGCAGAGGGCTGAGCATCCTGAGAGGACTGAGCTGCTCCACTGCTccatctgcagagctgggatgttGTATTTTAGTACCAGGGCAGCACAGCCACTGAACAAACCCCTGGGATCTGCACCAGGAAAGGCTCTGTGCCCCCTGTGGGGTGGGAACTGCACCCCAGGacaggctgtggctgctgggcaggTGTCAGACTCCAACTCTGGAGACACAGGGGGTGCCCAGGTGGCTTCCAGGACATAATTCAAAACCCACTGCAAATCCAGTGTGCTGGAGCAGCAATTCCTGACCTGTCCAGTTCCTCCCCAGAAGGTGCTCAAGACTCCattaagtgctttttttttttctttaaacttgtTTCATAAATAATGAGCAATTTCAAC encodes the following:
- the TCHP gene encoding trichoplein keratin filament-binding protein, whose amino-acid sequence is MAPAVGCGRRAMARGWAPERWAAERRRELETRSRQQWERASRSFARDAVYCYQQARWSDPRVLPRPSPAAVLREAEEAAARLEERRSRLRRLLGEEREALAGELRELRRDGGTELGGMRQRSEELRAGREERRRKVAEQLLYERWKRNTAELREVESELHKKHVVEAWGDQIMQKNKQEKTELEEKKRYENEYETARREALERMRQEEEKRRVEEKQQAERLLQQMEELKLQETEARKLKKEQENLLKQQWELENLEEERKKMEEQRKKKELGRFLKHQCEVQLQRRAQQIQQELETDRQILLSLLEEEDEDQQRRCARRQRAVADAAWMKGVIEEQLQLEKEREAQLQTIFKEEAKKVWEKREEEWEREKKARDRLMTEVLAGRQRQIQEKMELNRRAQEESIKYREELIRELEEAKEQRRKEREQEEELKAARRQELEAQLSERRERECEEQQRQREEEAEERAARQRWEELVRQEAGHMAERGHRSRLYSYPRAAWT